One Pantoea eucalypti genomic region harbors:
- the mlaB gene encoding lipid asymmetry maintenance protein MlaB: protein MHESLRWEREASTLLLKGELDRDTLMSLWQQRETLIKDVDTIDVAGLERVDSSGLALLVHLREIARAQGITPCFTGISDKLRSLITLYNLQQIIVSADKSA, encoded by the coding sequence ATGCACGAATCGTTACGCTGGGAGCGGGAAGCCAGCACGCTATTACTTAAAGGCGAACTGGATCGCGACACGCTGATGAGCCTGTGGCAGCAACGCGAGACGCTGATCAAAGATGTCGATACTATCGACGTCGCGGGGCTGGAGCGGGTGGACTCTTCCGGTCTCGCCCTGCTGGTGCACTTGCGGGAAATCGCGCGTGCACAGGGTATAACCCCATGCTTTACAGGCATCAGTGACAAACTGCGCTCGCTGATTACCCTTTACAATCTGCAACAGATTATTGTTTCTGCGGATAAAAGCGCCTGA
- the mlaC gene encoding phospholipid-binding protein MlaC yields the protein MFKRLLMIAMLVVAVPLTATAADQSNPYKLMNEAAQKTFTRLKNEQPKIKQDPNYLREIVRQELLPYVQIKYAGALVLGRYYRDSTPAQREAYFSAFGDYLAQAYGQALALYNGQSYQIQPEQPLGDAQIVAIRVTIIDPNGRPPVRLDFQWRKNSQSGKWQAYDMIAEGVSMITTKQNEWSDLLRTKGIDGLTAQLKSSAAQPITLDKQQ from the coding sequence ATGTTTAAACGTTTATTGATGATTGCCATGCTGGTGGTAGCGGTACCGTTGACGGCGACCGCAGCCGATCAGAGCAATCCTTACAAGCTGATGAACGAAGCGGCGCAGAAGACATTCACCCGTCTGAAAAATGAGCAGCCGAAAATCAAGCAGGATCCCAACTACCTGCGTGAGATTGTGCGTCAGGAGCTCCTGCCATATGTGCAGATTAAATATGCAGGCGCGTTAGTGCTGGGACGCTACTATCGTGACTCAACACCTGCTCAGCGTGAAGCCTATTTCAGCGCCTTTGGTGATTACCTGGCGCAGGCGTATGGTCAGGCACTGGCACTCTATAACGGCCAGAGCTACCAGATTCAGCCCGAACAGCCGTTAGGCGACGCCCAGATTGTCGCTATTCGTGTCACCATTATTGACCCAAATGGACGTCCGCCGGTACGCCTCGATTTCCAGTGGCGTAAAAATAGCCAGAGCGGGAAATGGCAGGCTTATGACATGATCGCCGAAGGCGTCAGCATGATCACCACGAAACAAAATGAGTGGAGCGATTTGTTGCGTACCAAAGGTATTGATGGTCTGACGGCACAACTGAAGTCTTCTGCGGCACAGCCGATTACGCTGGATAAACAACAATAA
- the mlaD gene encoding outer membrane lipid asymmetry maintenance protein MlaD, whose translation MQSKKSEIWVGIFMIMALIAALFLCLRVADLKSMGTEPTWKLYATFDNIGGLKASSPVKIGGVVIGRVTEIALEPKTLLPRVTMEISDQYANKISDTSSLAVRTQGLLGEQFLALNLGFDDPELGSAMLKDGDTLRDTKSAMVLEDLIGQFLYKSGDNKQKTDSKDAQEGDSAAPAAPAQP comes from the coding sequence ATGCAAAGCAAAAAAAGCGAAATCTGGGTTGGCATTTTTATGATTATGGCGTTGATCGCCGCATTGTTTCTCTGTCTGCGCGTCGCCGATTTAAAGTCGATGGGCACAGAGCCGACGTGGAAACTCTACGCGACCTTTGACAATATCGGCGGCCTGAAAGCCAGTTCGCCGGTCAAAATTGGTGGTGTGGTCATTGGCCGGGTGACAGAAATAGCGCTTGAGCCGAAAACGCTGCTGCCGCGTGTCACCATGGAGATCAGCGATCAGTATGCGAATAAAATTTCAGATACCAGTTCGCTGGCTGTCCGTACTCAGGGCCTGCTGGGTGAGCAGTTCCTGGCGCTGAACTTAGGCTTTGACGATCCTGAGCTCGGCTCGGCGATGCTGAAAGATGGCGATACGCTGCGTGATACGAAGTCAGCCATGGTGCTCGAAGACCTGATCGGCCAGTTCCTTTATAAGAGCGGCGATAACAAACAAAAAACTGACTCCAAAGACGCGCAGGAAGGCGACAGTGCTGCGCCTGCGGCACCGGCTCAACCTTAA
- the mlaE gene encoding lipid asymmetry maintenance ABC transporter permease subunit MlaE, translating to MVLKALASFGRQGIETCASFGRAGLMLFHALVGKPAFRRHTPLLIKQLYSVGVLSLLIIVVSGLFIGMVLGLQGYLVLNTYGAETSLGMLVALSLLRELGPVVTALLFAGRAGSALTAEIGLMKATEQLSSMEMMAVDPLRRVVSPRFWAGFISMPLLTMIFTAVGIAGGALVGVSWKGIDPGFFWSAMQNAVDFRTDIVNCIIKSAVFAVTVTWIALFNGYDAIPTSEGISRATTRTVVHASLAVLGLDFVLTALMFGN from the coding sequence ATGGTCTTGAAGGCGCTGGCGTCATTCGGTCGTCAGGGAATTGAAACGTGCGCCAGTTTTGGACGCGCAGGATTAATGCTGTTTCACGCGCTGGTGGGAAAACCCGCGTTCCGCAGACATACGCCGCTACTGATCAAACAACTCTATAGTGTTGGCGTACTGTCGTTACTGATTATTGTGGTTTCAGGTCTGTTTATCGGCATGGTACTCGGACTGCAGGGCTATCTGGTGCTGAACACCTATGGTGCAGAAACCAGTCTGGGTATGCTGGTGGCGCTCTCCTTGCTGCGTGAACTGGGGCCGGTTGTTACCGCGCTGCTGTTTGCCGGACGGGCAGGATCGGCACTGACGGCTGAAATCGGCCTGATGAAAGCCACTGAACAGCTCTCCAGTATGGAGATGATGGCGGTGGATCCGTTGCGCCGGGTAGTCTCGCCGCGCTTCTGGGCCGGTTTTATCAGCATGCCGCTACTGACCATGATCTTCACTGCGGTCGGTATTGCAGGCGGTGCACTGGTTGGCGTGAGCTGGAAGGGGATCGATCCCGGTTTCTTCTGGTCAGCTATGCAGAACGCGGTCGATTTCCGAACCGATATCGTTAACTGCATCATCAAAAGCGCCGTCTTTGCCGTAACGGTCACCTGGATTGCTCTTTTTAATGGCTATGACGCGATTCCCACTTCTGAAGGGATCAGTCGCGCGACAACGCGTACCGTAGTACATGCTTCACTGGCGGTGCTCGGGTTGGATTTTGTGCTGACAGCACTGATGTTTGGGAATTGA